In a genomic window of Chryseobacterium sp. G0162:
- a CDS encoding DUF3592 domain-containing protein, translated as MEVNSTKNQYKTEKKRDSRLVAILATVFTLLFLAMGVGGVYYNGSKLYRHINLVFGGVKTEARITGYKESWSKDGDEINYTKMYSPVITYYDSSNHSYILHADYSSNSKEWSNDVTVYFDKKDPFNAIRGGFWHLWFWPFLFLCLYMIPLVIGLFVIIYYMGTLKKKKPFIT; from the coding sequence ATGGAAGTAAATAGTACAAAAAATCAATACAAAACAGAGAAAAAAAGAGATAGTCGTTTAGTCGCTATTCTCGCTACTGTATTTACACTTTTATTCCTGGCAATGGGGGTTGGGGGAGTCTATTACAATGGTAGCAAATTGTACAGGCATATCAATTTAGTATTTGGTGGAGTCAAAACGGAAGCAAGGATTACAGGATATAAAGAAAGCTGGTCGAAGGATGGTGACGAGATTAATTATACCAAAATGTATTCTCCGGTTATCACTTATTATGATTCTTCCAATCATTCGTATATCCTTCATGCAGATTATAGCAGTAATAGCAAAGAATGGTCCAATGATGTAACCGTGTATTTTGATAAAAAAGATCCTTTCAACGCTATTCGTGGAGGATTTTGGCATCTTTGGTTCTGGCCATTTCTATTCCTGTGTCTTTACATGATCCCACTAGTAATTGGATTGTTTGTTATAATATATTACATGGGAACATTAAAAAAGAAAAAACCGTTTATAACTTAA
- a CDS encoding DUF4280 domain-containing protein, producing the protein MSLKEKVVQGAICQCKFGSAPDKLKVLTQTKYYVNDNAGSSKLAATHKDIGATFEKNTFGSCSKKNNTPCSAVVTQWSGYYEKELYDPPGGYILLQDSKATCPIGGTDCISIIKSGQMGEPTKKNLQNSDSELQSHVNPLMDMKNLDKKDPYKFLNAE; encoded by the coding sequence ATGTCACTAAAAGAAAAAGTAGTACAGGGAGCAATCTGCCAATGTAAATTTGGCTCTGCTCCGGATAAACTGAAAGTGCTTACACAAACCAAATATTATGTGAATGATAATGCAGGCAGCAGTAAGCTTGCCGCAACTCATAAAGATATCGGAGCTACCTTTGAGAAGAATACTTTCGGTTCATGCTCCAAAAAAAATAATACCCCATGTTCAGCCGTAGTCACCCAATGGAGTGGTTATTACGAAAAAGAGCTCTACGATCCACCCGGAGGTTATATCCTGCTGCAAGACAGCAAAGCAACCTGTCCCATCGGAGGTACAGACTGTATTTCTATTATTAAATCCGGACAAATGGGAGAACCTACCAAAAAGAATCTTCAGAATTCGGATAGTGAATTGCAGTCGCATGTGAATCCTTTGATGGATATGAAGAACCTTGATAAAAAAGATCCTTACAAATTCTTAAATGCTGAATAA
- a CDS encoding alpha/beta fold hydrolase — MRYFRNIATAIVLVTGSGILFSQIKPLDAMLSEYQYPYEVHFKDLKSQDNNLKMAYMDVKPQKGNGKTILLLHGKNFNGAYWERTAKDLSEKGFRVIIPDQIGFGKSSKPHSYQFSFSQLAENTKAVLDELGIDKTIVLGHSMGGMVATRFTLLYPEKVQKLILENPIGLEDYKTFAAYQNIDQAYQSELKNTAETYKNYQLKFYYDNKWKAEYQPWLDLVAGWTLHKDYPQVAWDAALTSDMIYNQPICYEFKNIKVPTLLIIGTRDRTAIGKDRAPKELQPKMGQYQELGKKTQREIAGSQLVELENVGHLPHIEVYPKFFEALYNFIK; from the coding sequence ATGAGATATTTCAGAAATATAGCGACTGCAATAGTATTAGTAACCGGATCAGGAATCCTGTTTTCACAAATAAAACCGTTGGATGCCATGCTATCTGAGTATCAATATCCTTATGAGGTACATTTTAAGGACTTAAAATCTCAGGATAACAATCTGAAGATGGCTTATATGGATGTAAAACCTCAAAAGGGCAATGGGAAAACCATTCTTCTTCTCCATGGTAAAAACTTTAACGGAGCCTATTGGGAAAGAACTGCAAAAGATCTTTCGGAAAAAGGATTCAGAGTGATTATTCCGGATCAGATCGGGTTTGGAAAGTCTTCAAAACCGCATAGCTATCAGTTTTCCTTTTCGCAACTGGCAGAAAATACAAAAGCTGTTTTGGATGAATTAGGAATTGATAAAACCATTGTTCTGGGACATTCAATGGGGGGGATGGTAGCTACAAGGTTTACGTTGCTTTATCCTGAAAAAGTTCAGAAGCTGATCCTTGAAAATCCTATCGGACTTGAAGATTATAAAACGTTTGCTGCCTACCAGAATATAGATCAGGCTTATCAATCGGAGCTTAAAAATACAGCGGAAACTTATAAAAATTATCAGTTAAAGTTCTATTATGATAATAAATGGAAGGCGGAATATCAACCTTGGCTTGACCTTGTTGCCGGATGGACATTACATAAAGACTATCCACAGGTAGCGTGGGATGCTGCACTGACCTCTGATATGATCTATAACCAGCCTATTTGTTATGAATTTAAAAATATAAAAGTTCCCACTTTACTCATCATTGGTACCAGAGACAGAACTGCAATAGGGAAAGATAGAGCTCCAAAGGAACTTCAGCCTAAAATGGGGCAGTACCAGGAACTGGGTAAGAAAACCCAGCGTGAAATTGCAGGATCTCAACTGGTGGAATTAGAAAACGTTGGTCATCTTCCGCATATTGAAGTCTATCCTAAGTTTTTTGAGGCTTTATATAACTTTATTAAATAA
- a CDS encoding EamA family transporter, giving the protein MKKKNILKGVLFVGIGASIYGMLATFVKMAYHDGFTTSEVTTSQFVLGLIGLLILNLIQTLTSKKKLSMPSSKEVRMLMLAGTSLGGTSLFYYIAVQYINVSIAIVLLMQSVWFSVVVESIITKKLPNARKIVAVIIVLLGTVLATNLINMEIELDWHGIFWGLMAAASYTLTMFTSNTLATHLPVFRKSIIMLAGGSIVVFAFLFFAQIGPMYFDGLKAFYLNFTENTEHIHSFNYSIFLTYGFVLALFGTIIPPILFNIGFPNAGLGLGSIVSSLELPVSVTMAFVLLGEQVFLIQWVGIILILFAIVLMNLPSKKEKEVSMAEVS; this is encoded by the coding sequence ATGAAGAAGAAAAATATACTAAAAGGTGTTTTATTTGTAGGGATTGGTGCTAGTATATACGGAATGTTGGCCACTTTTGTGAAAATGGCCTATCATGATGGTTTTACAACGTCTGAAGTGACGACCTCCCAATTTGTATTAGGTTTAATAGGGCTTTTGATCCTGAATCTTATTCAAACGTTAACCTCGAAAAAGAAATTATCAATGCCAAGCTCCAAAGAGGTCAGAATGCTGATGCTTGCCGGAACGTCATTGGGAGGAACAAGTTTGTTTTATTATATAGCAGTGCAGTATATCAACGTTTCTATTGCGATTGTATTGCTGATGCAGTCTGTTTGGTTCAGTGTAGTAGTGGAAAGTATTATCACCAAAAAGCTTCCTAATGCAAGGAAAATTGTTGCTGTAATTATTGTATTACTGGGAACGGTTTTAGCGACCAACCTTATTAATATGGAAATCGAACTGGATTGGCATGGAATCTTCTGGGGATTGATGGCCGCAGCTTCATATACATTAACGATGTTTACTTCCAATACTTTGGCGACGCATTTACCTGTTTTCAGAAAGAGTATTATTATGTTGGCAGGAGGTTCTATTGTTGTTTTTGCCTTTCTGTTCTTCGCACAGATAGGACCCATGTATTTTGATGGATTAAAAGCTTTTTATCTGAATTTTACAGAAAATACAGAGCATATCCACTCTTTCAATTATTCAATATTTTTAACATACGGTTTTGTATTGGCTTTATTCGGAACCATCATTCCACCCATTCTGTTCAATATCGGTTTCCCGAATGCAGGATTAGGATTAGGAAGTATTGTTTCTTCACTGGAACTCCCGGTTTCCGTAACCATGGCCTTTGTTCTATTGGGTGAACAAGTATTTTTAATACAATGGGTAGGAATTATATTGATTCTTTTTGCCATTGTTTTAATGAATCTTCCTTCCAAAAAAGAAAAAGAAGTTTCTATGGCAGAAGTCTCTTAA
- a CDS encoding T9SS-dependent M36 family metallopeptidase, which yields MKNKTLPILFAVFSVFPVIAFGQDNEKLIKDYISQNKIREYKKYDLNNFIIDNVDASKSLNGNVVKFIQTYKGLPIYNSVGTALIKDNKVVYYTDNFVKDYTISVIGNATVSKTAALHTIAEDLKKNNVKDFLIHDFSGESADSKKVAKQRLVYVDHKGSLKLAYEYLLREPKSPSYWNYLIDTNTGEIIEKTDLNLSCSFHPGAYSHSHEEMDFIQNKQEGPQNNMAQFTPFLAPDNASYNVFPLPVEAPTFGSRQLISNPWNLVASPEGWHSDGDIHYTITRGNNVYAYEDTGDVDAGLSPDGGTTRNFDFPFSINGTPAANQNASITNLFYLNNKIHDVFYKFGFTESARNFQKNNFGLGGLGDDYVEAEGQDGGGLNNANFGTPPDGNNPYMQMYLWSPVNQMFFYNAPGAAVVRTPINGTAEFGPALTATGVTANVQLSSNIYACTALPAGSLAGKIGLIERGGGTNCGFAVKAKNAQDAGAIGVVIYNNAAATSFPWGMGGTDPSITIPTVSIENSEGEYIKTQLAANTTVNITLKNDPATSITPDGSFDNGIVTHEYGHGISNRLTGTGSGCLSTSASREQMGEGWSDFFALMLTNKPGDNASVARGMGTYAGGEPITGGGIRPAKYSPNFSVNAFTYGTTNQMQVTNTNGSVSTDSHSIGFVWATMLWDLHWKYVEKYGYSSDVMSTTPNGSTKVLQLVVDALKLQACNPSFIDGRDAILSADMATTNGQDRCMIWKVFAKRGLGVGASAGVKSVGTDQVENFNIPEDCASLGTDEVTSIKDNKISIYPNPAKDEFYINFPSKTLGKVSVELYDMSGKLVSSEDKISPENKKSISTSRLVSGTYIVKVKGLGFEANSKVIVKK from the coding sequence ATGAAAAATAAAACTCTACCTATTTTGTTTGCGGTATTTTCTGTTTTTCCGGTTATTGCATTCGGACAAGACAATGAAAAGCTTATTAAAGATTATATTTCTCAAAATAAAATAAGAGAATATAAAAAATATGATCTCAATAATTTTATTATAGATAATGTAGATGCTTCAAAATCTTTAAATGGGAATGTTGTGAAATTTATACAGACTTATAAAGGCTTGCCAATATATAATTCTGTGGGGACAGCACTTATTAAAGATAATAAAGTAGTTTATTATACAGATAATTTTGTGAAAGATTATACTATATCTGTAATTGGTAATGCCACTGTCAGCAAAACCGCTGCGCTTCATACCATTGCAGAAGATTTGAAGAAAAATAATGTGAAAGACTTCCTTATTCATGATTTTTCCGGAGAATCTGCTGACAGCAAAAAAGTTGCAAAACAAAGACTTGTATATGTAGATCATAAAGGGAGTTTGAAACTTGCTTATGAATATCTGTTAAGAGAACCAAAATCACCAAGCTATTGGAACTATCTAATAGATACAAATACCGGTGAAATCATTGAAAAAACAGACTTGAATTTATCTTGTAGTTTTCATCCAGGTGCTTATTCTCATAGCCATGAAGAGATGGATTTTATCCAAAATAAGCAGGAGGGACCGCAAAATAATATGGCTCAATTTACCCCTTTCCTGGCACCTGATAATGCCAGTTATAATGTTTTTCCTTTACCAGTAGAAGCCCCTACATTCGGTTCAAGGCAATTAATCTCTAATCCATGGAATTTAGTAGCTTCACCAGAAGGATGGCATTCCGATGGAGATATTCATTATACTATTACAAGGGGGAATAATGTATATGCTTATGAAGATACAGGAGATGTAGACGCTGGTCTTTCTCCTGATGGTGGAACGACCAGAAATTTTGATTTTCCATTCAGTATCAACGGAACACCTGCTGCTAATCAAAATGCGTCTATTACTAATCTGTTTTATTTGAATAATAAAATTCATGATGTATTTTATAAGTTTGGATTTACAGAATCAGCGAGAAACTTTCAGAAAAATAATTTTGGATTGGGTGGGCTCGGTGATGATTATGTAGAAGCGGAAGGTCAAGATGGAGGTGGACTTAATAATGCCAATTTCGGCACCCCTCCGGATGGAAATAATCCGTACATGCAGATGTATTTATGGTCACCCGTAAATCAGATGTTCTTTTACAATGCTCCGGGAGCTGCTGTTGTACGTACACCTATTAATGGAACTGCTGAATTTGGTCCTGCATTAACAGCTACCGGCGTGACAGCCAACGTGCAGTTGTCATCAAATATATATGCCTGTACAGCGTTACCAGCTGGATCACTTGCAGGGAAAATAGGACTTATTGAAAGAGGAGGAGGCACAAATTGTGGTTTTGCTGTAAAAGCAAAAAATGCCCAGGATGCCGGAGCTATTGGTGTTGTAATATATAATAATGCAGCTGCTACCAGTTTTCCGTGGGGAATGGGTGGGACGGATCCTTCTATTACAATTCCTACAGTTTCCATCGAAAACTCAGAAGGAGAGTATATAAAAACTCAACTTGCTGCTAATACAACAGTGAACATTACCCTTAAAAATGATCCGGCTACCAGTATTACTCCGGACGGAAGTTTTGATAATGGAATTGTAACCCATGAATACGGACATGGAATATCAAACCGATTAACGGGTACAGGTTCTGGATGTTTGTCTACCTCTGCAAGTAGAGAGCAGATGGGAGAGGGCTGGTCTGATTTCTTTGCTTTGATGTTGACCAATAAGCCTGGTGATAATGCTTCGGTGGCAAGAGGTATGGGAACTTACGCAGGAGGAGAGCCAATAACAGGAGGCGGTATCAGACCTGCTAAATATTCCCCTAATTTTTCAGTGAATGCTTTTACGTATGGAACTACCAATCAAATGCAAGTTACCAATACCAATGGGAGTGTATCTACAGATTCTCATTCTATTGGTTTTGTTTGGGCTACTATGTTGTGGGATTTGCATTGGAAGTATGTTGAAAAATATGGATATTCATCAGATGTAATGTCAACGACTCCTAATGGAAGTACAAAAGTACTGCAACTAGTGGTGGATGCCTTGAAGCTTCAGGCATGTAACCCTAGCTTTATTGATGGAAGAGATGCGATATTGTCTGCAGATATGGCAACAACAAACGGTCAGGATAGATGTATGATCTGGAAAGTCTTCGCAAAAAGAGGGCTTGGAGTAGGAGCTTCCGCAGGCGTGAAGAGTGTGGGTACGGATCAGGTAGAGAATTTTAATATACCTGAAGACTGTGCTTCACTGGGAACTGATGAAGTAACTTCAATTAAAGATAATAAAATTTCTATTTATCCAAATCCTGCAAAAGATGAGTTTTATATTAATTTCCCAAGCAAAACTCTTGGAAAAGTAAGTGTAGAATTATATGATATGTCTGGTAAATTGGTTTCTTCAGAAGATAAAATTTCACCTGAAAATAAAAAGTCAATTTCTACAAGCCGTCTGGTAAGCGGTACTTATATTGTGAAAGTGAAAGGACTTGGTTTTGAAGCTAATTCTAAAGTGATTGTGAAAAAATAA
- a CDS encoding T9SS-dependent M36 family metallopeptidase translates to MKNKTLPILFAVFSVFPAFMFGQDNERLLKDYISQNKTREYKKSDLNNIIIDNVDPSKSLNGNVVKFLQTYNGLPIYSSVGTALIRDNKIVYYTDNFVKDYKESASGSASVTAKDALQRIADHLGKDEVKSYYILGYSDTDPEKGYAAKQRLVYAEDKGSLKLAYQFSFQDPKSPSYWDILINAKTGEIISESDLNLSCNFRHDAFSHDESTLAHNGFIGPVQMSAQPALLAPDMATYNVFPLPIESATFGSRSIVTNPWLPTASPEGWHSDGTNHYTYTRGNNVFAYDDKANTNAPGTYADGGASRNFDFPFNINGTPANNLNAAITNLFYINNKVHDIFYKFGFTETSKNFQQNNFGLGGLGNDYVNAEAQDGGGTDNANFASPADGSKPRMQMYLWSAINQKFYYNAPSVAVPRAPLVGTADFGSPLNANGVTGSVMLSAVSDGCTALPAGSLTEKIGLVERGTCSFVVKTKNLQDAGAIATIIYNNDANGNSLSNMTGVDATVTIPTVLIAKSEGDYIKGLLAANTPVNVTLKNDPATSMTPDGSCDNGIITHEYGHGISNRLTGTGSNCLNASVSMEQMGEGWSDFFALMVTNKPGDNASVARGMGTYVIGQPTTGLGIRPAKYSPDFTINSYTYGNTNGMVYTNASGGLSLDVHSIGFVWATMLWDLHWKYVEKYGYSSDVLSGTPNGSTKVLQLVTDALKLQGCNPSFVDGRNAILAAEMATTNGQDKCMIWKVFAKRGLGVNASAGLKNNIYDQVESFDLPSECASLSTDEVKSIKENKISVYPNPARDEFFISFPVNTIGKVSVEIYDMSGKMVSSEDKISPDAKKAISTSRLVDGTYMVKVKGLGFEATSKVMVRK, encoded by the coding sequence ATGAAAAATAAAACTCTACCTATTTTGTTTGCGGTTTTCTCTGTTTTTCCTGCTTTTATGTTCGGACAGGATAATGAAAGATTGCTTAAGGATTATATTTCTCAAAATAAAACGAGAGAATATAAAAAATCTGATTTAAATAATATTATTATTGATAATGTAGATCCGTCAAAGTCTTTGAATGGAAATGTCGTAAAATTTTTACAAACCTATAATGGACTTCCAATATATAGTTCTGTGGGAACTGCACTTATTCGGGATAATAAGATTGTTTATTATACGGATAATTTTGTAAAAGATTATAAGGAGTCTGCTTCAGGTAGTGCTTCTGTTACTGCAAAAGATGCTTTACAGAGAATTGCTGACCATTTAGGGAAGGATGAGGTGAAGTCTTATTATATTCTTGGATATTCAGACACTGATCCTGAAAAGGGATATGCGGCAAAGCAGAGGTTAGTATATGCTGAAGATAAAGGAAGTTTGAAACTGGCTTATCAATTCTCATTTCAGGATCCAAAATCCCCAAGTTACTGGGATATTCTTATAAACGCGAAAACCGGGGAAATTATTAGTGAATCTGATCTCAATCTTTCCTGTAATTTCAGACACGATGCCTTTTCACATGATGAATCAACACTTGCGCACAATGGTTTTATAGGACCTGTGCAGATGAGTGCTCAGCCGGCTTTATTGGCACCGGATATGGCAACTTATAATGTGTTTCCATTGCCTATAGAATCTGCAACATTTGGTTCCAGGTCAATAGTGACAAATCCATGGCTGCCTACTGCTTCTCCGGAAGGATGGCATTCTGATGGAACAAATCATTATACATATACACGAGGAAATAATGTGTTTGCCTACGATGATAAGGCTAATACTAATGCTCCCGGTACTTATGCAGATGGAGGGGCAAGTAGAAATTTTGATTTTCCATTCAATATTAATGGTACTCCGGCCAACAATTTAAATGCTGCTATTACCAATTTATTTTATATTAATAACAAGGTACATGACATCTTTTACAAGTTTGGATTTACCGAAACCTCAAAGAATTTTCAACAAAATAATTTTGGATTGGGAGGTTTAGGAAATGACTATGTAAATGCTGAAGCGCAAGATGGTGGAGGTACAGACAATGCGAACTTTGCAAGCCCTGCAGATGGTAGTAAACCAAGAATGCAAATGTATTTATGGAGCGCGATAAACCAAAAATTCTATTATAATGCACCAAGTGTGGCTGTTCCAAGAGCTCCTTTAGTGGGAACGGCGGATTTTGGTAGTCCTTTGAATGCTAATGGGGTTACAGGTAGTGTAATGTTATCTGCGGTTTCTGACGGATGTACAGCTTTACCTGCAGGATCGCTTACGGAGAAAATTGGACTGGTGGAAAGAGGGACGTGCTCATTTGTGGTTAAAACTAAAAATCTTCAGGATGCGGGGGCTATCGCTACTATTATTTATAATAACGATGCTAATGGTAATTCATTGAGTAATATGACTGGAGTTGATGCAACGGTTACTATTCCTACTGTGCTGATTGCAAAATCTGAAGGTGATTATATTAAAGGCTTACTTGCTGCAAATACACCAGTAAATGTGACTTTAAAAAATGATCCCGCTACCAGCATGACTCCAGATGGAAGTTGTGATAATGGTATTATTACTCATGAGTATGGACATGGTATATCTAACAGGCTGACCGGAACAGGATCGAACTGTTTAAATGCGAGTGTTAGTATGGAACAGATGGGAGAAGGTTGGTCTGATTTCTTTGCTCTTATGGTAACGAACAAGCCAGGAGATAATGCTTCTGTGGCCAGAGGTATGGGTACTTACGTAATAGGACAGCCTACAACAGGTTTAGGAATCAGACCTGCTAAATATTCTCCTGATTTTACAATCAATAGCTACACTTATGGAAACACAAATGGAATGGTATATACCAATGCAAGTGGTGGTTTGTCTCTTGATGTTCACTCTATAGGGTTTGTATGGGCAACTATGTTATGGGATCTTCATTGGAAATATGTTGAAAAATACGGATACTCTTCTGATGTATTGTCTGGTACGCCTAATGGAAGTACTAAAGTATTGCAACTGGTTACGGATGCTTTGAAGCTGCAGGGTTGTAATCCAAGTTTTGTTGATGGAAGAAATGCTATTTTAGCTGCAGAAATGGCAACTACAAACGGACAGGATAAATGTATGATCTGGAAGGTTTTTGCAAAGAGAGGGCTGGGGGTAAATGCTTCGGCAGGTCTTAAAAATAATATCTATGATCAGGTTGAGAGCTTTGACTTACCGTCAGAATGTGCTTCATTATCAACTGATGAGGTGAAGTCAATTAAAGAAAATAAAATTTCTGTTTATCCTAATCCGGCTAGAGATGAGTTCTTTATCAGTTTCCCGGTTAATACCATTGGAAAAGTAAGTGTAGAGATTTATGATATGTCAGGTAAGATGGTTTCTTCAGAAGATAAAATTTCACCTGATGCTAAGAAAGCAATTTCTACAAGCCGTTTGGTAGATGGTACTTATATGGTAAAGGTGAAAGGGTTGGGCTTTGAAGCAACATCAAAAGTGATGGTAAGAAAATAA
- the rpsA gene encoding 30S ribosomal protein S1 — MSKETNSAEVLLNQNVAPEQFDWDSFESGLDADARKEKSDLEEIYNGSLNSLNDNDVLVGRVVRLTDKEAIVDINFKSEGVISLNEFRYNQGLSVGDEVEVMVDKREDKTGQLQLSHRKARTLKAWDKVNELHETGEIVNGFVKSRTKGGMIVDVHGIEAFLPGSQIDVKPIKDYDQFVGKTMEFKVVKINPEFKNVVVSHKALIEADIEGQKKEIIAQLEKGQVLEGTVKNITSYGVFIDLGGVDGLIHITDLSWSRVNHPSEILEDGQTVKVVILDFDDEKTRIQLGMKQLEAHPWDALSADMKVGDKVKGKVVVLADYGAFVEIAPGVEGLIHVSEMSWSTHLRSAGDFVKVGDEVEAEVLTLDREERKISLGIKQLSKDPWENIEAKYPVGSQHVGTVRNFTNFGVFVELEEGIDGLIYISDLSWTKKIKHPSEFCAVGDKLDVVVLELDIQARRLSLGHKQLTENPWDKFETKYAEGTIHAGKAVEVHDKGASVQFEDAEVEAFCPSRLLEKEDGSKIKKGEDAQFKVIEFNKEFKRVVVSHTGIFRDEEKKNVKESSSRNVSSSSNNEERSTLGDIDALAELKRKMEEGK; from the coding sequence ATGTCAAAAGAGACAAATTCAGCAGAGGTTTTATTAAACCAAAACGTAGCACCAGAACAATTTGATTGGGATTCTTTCGAATCAGGTCTTGATGCAGATGCGAGAAAAGAAAAAAGCGATTTAGAAGAAATCTACAACGGATCTCTTAACAGTCTAAACGATAATGACGTTTTAGTTGGTAGAGTTGTAAGATTAACTGACAAAGAAGCTATCGTAGACATCAACTTCAAATCTGAAGGTGTTATTTCTCTTAACGAATTCCGTTACAACCAAGGCCTAAGTGTAGGTGATGAGGTAGAAGTAATGGTTGACAAAAGAGAAGACAAAACTGGTCAATTACAATTATCTCACAGAAAAGCTAGAACGCTTAAAGCTTGGGATAAAGTAAACGAACTTCACGAAACTGGAGAAATCGTTAACGGTTTTGTTAAATCAAGAACTAAAGGTGGTATGATCGTTGACGTTCACGGAATCGAAGCATTCTTACCTGGTTCTCAAATTGACGTTAAGCCAATTAAAGATTACGATCAGTTCGTAGGAAAAACTATGGAGTTCAAAGTTGTGAAAATCAACCCTGAGTTCAAAAACGTAGTTGTATCTCACAAAGCATTGATCGAAGCAGATATCGAAGGTCAGAAAAAAGAAATCATCGCTCAACTTGAAAAAGGTCAGGTTCTTGAAGGTACTGTTAAGAATATCACTTCTTACGGTGTATTCATTGACTTAGGTGGTGTAGATGGATTGATCCACATTACAGACCTTTCTTGGTCTAGAGTGAACCACCCATCTGAAATCCTTGAGGACGGACAAACTGTAAAAGTTGTAATCCTTGATTTCGATGATGAGAAAACAAGAATCCAATTAGGTATGAAGCAATTAGAAGCTCATCCTTGGGATGCTCTTTCTGCTGACATGAAAGTTGGAGACAAAGTAAAAGGAAAAGTAGTAGTTCTTGCTGACTATGGTGCATTCGTAGAAATCGCTCCAGGTGTTGAAGGATTAATCCACGTTTCTGAAATGTCTTGGTCTACTCACTTAAGATCTGCTGGTGACTTTGTGAAAGTAGGTGATGAAGTAGAAGCTGAAGTATTAACTTTAGATAGAGAAGAAAGAAAAATTTCTCTTGGTATCAAGCAATTATCTAAAGATCCATGGGAGAACATCGAAGCTAAGTATCCGGTAGGATCTCAGCATGTAGGAACTGTAAGAAACTTCACTAACTTTGGTGTATTCGTAGAGTTAGAAGAAGGTATCGACGGATTAATCTACATCTCTGATCTTTCTTGGACTAAGAAAATCAAGCACCCATCTGAGTTCTGTGCAGTAGGTGATAAATTAGATGTTGTAGTTCTTGAATTAGATATCCAAGCTAGAAGATTATCTCTAGGTCACAAGCAATTGACTGAAAACCCATGGGATAAATTCGAAACTAAATATGCTGAAGGAACTATCCACGCTGGTAAAGCTGTAGAAGTTCACGATAAAGGAGCTTCTGTACAATTCGAAGATGCTGAGGTTGAAGCATTCTGCCCTTCAAGATTATTAGAGAAAGAAGATGGATCTAAAATCAAAAAAGGTGAAGATGCTCAATTCAAAGTAATTGAATTCAACAAAGAATTCAAGAGAGTTGTAGTTTCTCACACAGGGATCTTCAGAGACGAAGAAAAGAAAAACGTTAAAGAATCTTCTTCTAGAAACGTATCTTCTTCTTCAAACAACGAAGAAAGATCTACTCTTGGAGACATCGATGCATTAGCAGAGTTGAAAAGAAAAATGGAAGAAGGTAAATAA